In Bradyrhizobium sp. CCBAU 051011, the following are encoded in one genomic region:
- a CDS encoding PDR/VanB family oxidoreductase has translation MRFAEQWSWCTVDAICDVTPTIREFRLRPESGHVVPYPAGSHIGVTVLIDGQPARRSYSLVENSDAGTYRIAVRLAPDSRGGSRSMWNLRVGARIETSNPASLLEIDWTRKNYCLIAGGIGITPITGIAAALRRRNIDAPLHYAVKSRSDAAFLDELTALLSDRLTVHASDQGARLNLDATFHALPDDAIAIICGPMRMLEAARRVWNEAGRAPADLRFETFGSSGLMPTAEFRVRLKDTGTELVVPQNSSMLDALNGAGFEVISDCQRGECGVCAVDVVAVDGEIDHRDVFFSDQQKRENRKICPCVSRAIGVVTIDTLYRPEAAWKIA, from the coding sequence ATGCGTTTTGCCGAACAATGGAGCTGGTGCACGGTCGACGCCATCTGCGACGTGACGCCGACGATCCGCGAATTCCGCCTGCGCCCCGAGAGCGGCCACGTTGTGCCCTACCCGGCCGGTAGCCACATCGGCGTCACCGTGCTGATCGACGGACAGCCCGCGCGGCGTTCCTATTCTCTGGTCGAGAACAGCGATGCCGGCACCTACCGGATCGCAGTGCGGCTGGCCCCGGACAGCCGCGGCGGCTCGCGCAGCATGTGGAATTTGCGAGTTGGCGCGCGGATCGAGACTTCGAACCCGGCATCGCTGCTGGAGATCGACTGGACCAGGAAGAATTATTGCCTGATCGCCGGCGGCATCGGCATCACGCCGATCACAGGTATCGCAGCCGCGCTGCGCCGCCGGAACATCGACGCGCCGCTGCATTATGCCGTGAAGTCGCGCAGCGATGCGGCGTTCCTCGATGAGTTGACGGCGCTTCTCAGCGACCGACTGACCGTGCATGCCTCCGACCAGGGCGCCCGGCTCAATCTGGACGCCACCTTCCACGCGCTCCCCGATGATGCCATCGCCATCATCTGCGGGCCGATGCGGATGCTGGAGGCCGCGCGGCGCGTCTGGAACGAAGCCGGACGCGCGCCGGCCGATCTGCGCTTTGAGACATTCGGCTCCAGCGGCCTGATGCCGACAGCGGAATTCCGCGTGCGGTTGAAGGATACGGGCACCGAACTGGTCGTGCCGCAAAACAGCTCGATGCTCGACGCTCTGAATGGCGCCGGTTTTGAGGTGATATCGGACTGCCAGCGCGGCGAGTGCGGCGTCTGCGCCGTCGATGTCGTCGCCGTCGATGGCGAGATCGACCATCGCGACGTGTTCTTCAGCGATCAGCAGAAGCGCGAGAACCGCAAGATCTGTCCGTGCGTGTCGCGCGCGATCGGCGTGGTGACGATCGATACGCTGTACCGGCCGGAGGCCGCTTGGAAAATCGCGTAA
- a CDS encoding GntR family transcriptional regulator, which translates to MSERETERSVSQTVRAQLALRDMILSGRLRPGERISELQAVDITGVSRTPVRLALVRLEDEGLLQAIPSGGFMVKAFTERDILDSIELRGTLEGLAARFAAERGVSARSLEPLKECLADLDQLVRQDPISVEAFSAYVTMNARFHAMLNELSASAPLIREIDRVSALPFASPNAFVMAQSALPEAHQILLLAQDHHRIVVDAIENREGARAEAVMREHSRLAARNLRLAVRNRTHLELMPALALLKSSAE; encoded by the coding sequence GTGAGCGAACGCGAAACCGAACGTTCCGTCTCGCAGACGGTCCGGGCGCAACTCGCGCTGCGCGACATGATCCTGTCCGGGCGGCTGCGCCCGGGCGAGCGCATCAGCGAATTGCAGGCGGTCGATATCACCGGCGTGTCGCGGACGCCGGTGCGGCTGGCGCTGGTCCGGCTGGAGGATGAAGGCCTGCTGCAGGCGATCCCCTCCGGCGGCTTCATGGTGAAAGCCTTCACCGAGCGCGACATCCTGGATTCGATCGAGCTGCGCGGCACGCTCGAGGGCCTCGCCGCCCGCTTCGCCGCCGAGCGCGGCGTCAGCGCGCGCAGCCTCGAGCCGCTCAAGGAATGCCTTGCCGATCTCGACCAACTGGTTCGCCAGGACCCGATTTCGGTCGAAGCCTTTTCCGCCTACGTGACGATGAACGCGCGCTTCCACGCGATGCTCAATGAACTATCCGCCAGCGCGCCGCTGATCCGCGAAATCGACCGCGTCTCCGCGCTGCCGTTCGCCTCCCCAAATGCTTTCGTGATGGCGCAGTCGGCGTTGCCGGAAGCGCATCAGATCCTGCTGCTCGCGCAGGATCATCACCGCATCGTGGTCGACGCCATCGAGAACCGCGAGGGCGCTCGGGCCGAGGCCGTGATGCGCGAGCATTCGCGACTTGCCGCGCGCAATTTGCGGCTCGCGGTCCGCAACCGCACGCATCTCGAACTGATGCCTGCGCTCGCTCTGCTCAAATCGTCAGCCGAATAG
- a CDS encoding aromatic ring-hydroxylating dioxygenase subunit alpha codes for MPSSFPLNAWYAAAWDVDIKHALFPRTICGKHVVMYRQSNGRVSALEDACWHRLVPLSKGRLDGDTVVCGYHGLKFNAQGRCTYMPSQDTINPSACVRSYPVVERHRFIWLWMGDPALADPALVPDMHWNDDPAWAGDGKIIHVKCDYRLVVDNLMDLTHETFVHGSSIGNDHVAEAPFDVTHGDKTVTVTRWMKGIDAPPFWAAQLQKPGAVDRWQIIHFQAPGTVNIDVGVAPAGTGAPEGDRSQGVNGFVLNTMTPETATTCHYFWAFVRNYRTTEQKLTTEIREGVAGIFHEDEIILEAQQRAMDENPDRTFYNLNIDAGAMWARRVIDRMVARETGPQTMQAAE; via the coding sequence ATGCCGTCCTCATTCCCGCTCAATGCCTGGTACGCCGCCGCCTGGGACGTCGATATCAAGCACGCGCTGTTTCCCCGCACGATCTGCGGCAAGCATGTCGTGATGTACCGCCAATCCAACGGACGGGTTTCCGCGCTGGAGGACGCCTGCTGGCACCGCCTGGTGCCGCTCTCGAAGGGACGGCTCGACGGCGACACCGTCGTCTGCGGCTATCACGGGTTGAAGTTCAACGCGCAGGGCCGCTGCACCTACATGCCCTCGCAGGACACCATCAACCCCTCCGCCTGCGTGCGCTCCTACCCCGTCGTCGAGCGTCACCGCTTTATCTGGCTGTGGATGGGCGACCCGGCGCTGGCTGATCCTGCGCTGGTTCCGGACATGCACTGGAACGACGATCCGGCGTGGGCCGGCGACGGCAAGATCATCCATGTGAAGTGCGACTACCGTCTCGTAGTCGACAATCTGATGGACCTGACCCACGAGACCTTCGTGCACGGCTCCAGCATCGGCAACGACCACGTCGCCGAGGCCCCGTTCGATGTCACCCATGGCGACAAGACCGTGACCGTGACGCGCTGGATGAAGGGCATCGACGCGCCGCCGTTCTGGGCCGCGCAGTTGCAGAAGCCGGGTGCGGTCGACCGCTGGCAGATCATCCATTTCCAGGCGCCCGGCACCGTCAATATCGACGTCGGCGTGGCGCCCGCCGGCACCGGCGCCCCCGAGGGCGACCGCTCGCAGGGCGTCAACGGCTTTGTGCTCAACACCATGACGCCGGAGACCGCCACCACCTGTCACTATTTCTGGGCCTTCGTCCGCAATTACCGGACAACGGAGCAGAAGCTGACCACGGAAATCCGCGAGGGCGTTGCCGGCATCTTCCATGAGGACGAAATCATCCTCGAAGCGCAGCAGCGCGCGATGGACGAGAATCCGGACCGCACTTTCTACAACCTCAACATCGATGCGGGCGCGATGTGGGCGCGGCGCGTGATCGACCGCATGGTCGCGCGCGAGACCGGCCCGCAGACCATGCAAGCCGCGGAGTGA
- a CDS encoding methyltransferase, with the protein MATEAKKWCLNTNYVYISFVSYLISSAPFCRHPDPRPCGCFCTRHQSKGQSQRNAVIGGAMASQVSALRLFDLIQSHRVTAVIYVAARLGLAELLSYGPQTPGKLAKATGADERALGRLLTALSTIGICERSGEDSYALTEVGACLDSSAKHSVKSWAILESELLSKSWSGMLESVMTGKTLAELQGIADSFELMGRSPDIVGKFNLAMTELTRLVTPDILRSYDFSGISHLMDVGGGSGELLGAIAQQNPKLRGTVFDLPRCAEAAGRHLQQIGVSDRVKFVAGDFFKSVPAIADAIILKSIIHDWNDTRSISILRNCREALPSNGRLLLVERLMPEKPTATDEDKAHAMSDLNMMRGPGGCERTKGQYRELLEQSGFALAAVHPAGRFNVIEARAA; encoded by the coding sequence GTGGCAACGGAGGCAAAGAAATGGTGTTTAAATACCAATTATGTATACATTAGTTTTGTGAGCTATCTCATTTCGTCAGCTCCTTTTTGCCGTCACCCTGATCCCAGGCCGTGCGGGTGCTTCTGCACGCGTCACCAAAGCAAGGGACAGTCGCAAAGAAATGCGGTGATCGGAGGCGCGATGGCATCGCAAGTATCGGCCCTCAGGCTTTTCGATCTCATACAGTCGCACCGCGTGACCGCAGTGATCTACGTGGCCGCCAGACTCGGGCTCGCCGAGCTGTTGAGCTACGGTCCGCAGACGCCTGGCAAGCTCGCAAAGGCAACCGGCGCGGATGAACGGGCGCTTGGACGTCTTCTCACCGCGCTCTCTACAATCGGCATATGCGAAAGGTCCGGCGAAGATAGCTATGCGTTGACTGAAGTGGGTGCTTGCCTCGATAGCTCTGCAAAGCATTCGGTCAAGAGCTGGGCAATCCTTGAGAGTGAACTGCTTTCAAAATCCTGGAGTGGGATGCTTGAATCCGTGATGACCGGCAAGACCTTGGCGGAATTGCAGGGCATTGCCGATAGCTTCGAACTGATGGGACGATCGCCTGATATCGTCGGCAAGTTCAATTTGGCGATGACGGAGCTAACGCGGCTTGTGACACCGGATATCCTTCGCTCCTACGACTTCAGCGGGATATCTCATCTGATGGATGTGGGTGGCGGGTCAGGCGAACTGCTCGGCGCCATCGCGCAGCAAAACCCAAAACTGCGCGGAACCGTTTTCGACCTTCCGCGGTGCGCCGAGGCTGCAGGCAGGCATCTCCAGCAAATCGGCGTCAGCGATCGCGTCAAATTCGTCGCCGGTGATTTCTTCAAGTCCGTTCCGGCTATTGCAGACGCGATTATCCTCAAGAGCATAATCCATGACTGGAATGATACGCGCAGTATCTCAATATTGCGAAATTGTCGCGAGGCGCTCCCGAGCAACGGTAGGCTGCTGCTCGTCGAACGGCTGATGCCGGAAAAACCAACCGCCACAGACGAGGACAAGGCGCACGCGATGAGCGACCTGAACATGATGCGCGGGCCCGGCGGCTGCGAGCGAACCAAGGGACAATACCGCGAACTGCTCGAGCAAAGCGGCTTCGCACTGGCTGCGGTTCATCCGGCCGGTCGCTTCAACGTGATCGAAGCACGTGCCGCTTGA
- a CDS encoding NAD(P)/FAD-dependent oxidoreductase: protein MNVQTQIDKASPRTTEHFDVLIAGAGISGVGAAYHLTTQCPGTTFVALEAQKTFGGTWTTHRYPGIRSDSDLHTFGYRFKPWTTAPIASAKEILKYMGEVIEENDLAPHIRYQHTITSAKWSSEENLWTIEATRTDTGERRRFTTNFFWMCQGYYRHTEGYTPEWKDMAKFKGPVVHPQKWPEDLDYRNKRVIVIGSGATAATLIPAMADDCAHVTMLQRSPTYFRTGRNAIEIAEELRKLQVDEHWIHEITRRKILFDQDAFTRKTFAEPEAAKKDLLSAVEAYLGKDYDIATHFTPKYRPWRQRIAFIPDGDLFQGIKSGKASVVTDEIDRFTEKGILLKSGKELEADIIVTATGFNLCANGDIEFAIDGKPLDFADTVTYRGMMFTGVPNLVWVFGYFRASWTLRVDLVADFVCRLLNHMKQTGAKKVTAELRPEDHNMPLLPWIDPENFNPGYMMRGMHLLPKRGDKPEWQHNQDYWAEKDEFPAIDLKDKAFVYG, encoded by the coding sequence ATGAACGTCCAGACCCAGATCGACAAGGCTTCGCCGCGCACCACAGAGCATTTCGACGTCCTGATCGCCGGCGCCGGCATTTCCGGCGTTGGCGCCGCCTATCACCTCACCACGCAGTGCCCGGGTACGACGTTCGTGGCGCTGGAGGCGCAGAAGACGTTCGGCGGCACCTGGACCACCCACCGCTATCCCGGCATCCGCTCCGACAGCGACCTGCACACCTTTGGCTATCGCTTCAAGCCGTGGACCACGGCACCGATCGCGAGTGCTAAGGAAATCCTGAAATACATGGGCGAGGTGATCGAGGAGAACGATCTCGCGCCTCACATCCGCTATCAGCACACCATCACCTCGGCGAAATGGTCGAGCGAGGAAAATCTCTGGACCATCGAGGCCACGCGTACAGACACCGGCGAGAGACGGCGCTTCACCACCAATTTCTTCTGGATGTGCCAGGGCTATTACCGCCACACCGAGGGCTATACGCCGGAGTGGAAGGACATGGCCAAATTCAAGGGCCCGGTCGTCCATCCGCAGAAATGGCCAGAAGACCTCGACTACAGGAACAAGCGCGTCATCGTGATCGGCTCGGGTGCGACGGCCGCGACGCTGATCCCGGCGATGGCTGACGACTGCGCGCATGTCACCATGCTGCAGCGTTCGCCGACTTATTTCCGCACCGGGCGCAATGCGATCGAGATCGCCGAAGAGCTGCGGAAACTGCAGGTCGACGAGCACTGGATCCACGAGATCACGCGGCGAAAAATCCTGTTCGACCAGGACGCCTTCACCCGCAAGACCTTTGCAGAGCCGGAAGCGGCCAAGAAGGACCTGCTGTCGGCCGTCGAAGCCTATCTCGGCAAGGACTACGACATCGCGACCCACTTCACGCCAAAGTACCGGCCGTGGCGGCAGCGCATCGCCTTCATTCCCGACGGCGATCTGTTCCAGGGCATCAAGTCCGGCAAGGCCTCCGTCGTTACCGACGAGATCGACCGCTTCACGGAAAAAGGGATTCTGCTGAAATCCGGCAAGGAGCTGGAAGCCGATATCATCGTGACCGCGACGGGCTTCAACCTCTGCGCCAATGGCGACATCGAGTTTGCTATCGATGGCAAGCCGCTCGACTTCGCCGATACCGTGACCTATCGCGGCATGATGTTCACCGGCGTGCCGAACCTCGTCTGGGTGTTCGGCTATTTCCGCGCGAGCTGGACGCTGCGCGTCGATCTCGTCGCCGACTTCGTCTGCCGGCTGCTGAATCATATGAAGCAGACGGGCGCGAAAAAGGTGACGGCGGAGCTCCGCCCCGAAGACCACAACATGCCGCTGCTGCCCTGGATCGATCCGGAGAACTTCAATCCCGGCTACATGATGCGCGGCATGCACCTGTTGCCCAAGCGGGGCGACAAGCCGGAATGGCAGCACAACCAGGATTACTGGGCGGAGAAGGACGAATTCCCGGCGATCGACCTGAAGGATAAGGCGTTCGTTTACGGCTGA
- a CDS encoding MoxR family ATPase encodes MKFTGTKDYVATDDLKVAVNASIVLERPLLIKGEPGTGKTVLAEEVAKALGAPLLTWHIKSTTKAQQGLYEYDAVSRLRDSQLGDPRVSDISNYIKRGKLWEAFTHDKRPVLLIDEIDKADIEFPNDLLLELDRMEFFVYETGENIKASLRPIVMITSNNEKELPDAFLRRCFFHYIKFPDADTMGRIVDVHFPGIKKRLVEEALRIFFEVREVPGLKKKPSTSELLDWLKLLLNEDITPEMLRERDPRKLIPPLHGALLKNEQDVHLFERLAFLSRREV; translated from the coding sequence ATGAAATTTACCGGCACCAAGGACTATGTCGCCACGGACGACCTCAAGGTCGCCGTCAACGCCTCGATCGTGCTCGAGCGCCCGCTGCTGATCAAGGGCGAGCCCGGCACCGGCAAGACCGTGTTGGCGGAGGAAGTCGCCAAGGCGCTCGGCGCGCCGCTGCTGACCTGGCACATCAAGTCGACCACCAAGGCGCAGCAGGGCCTCTATGAATACGACGCGGTGTCGCGCCTGCGCGACAGCCAGCTCGGCGATCCCCGCGTCTCCGATATCTCGAACTACATCAAGCGCGGCAAATTGTGGGAAGCCTTCACCCACGACAAGCGCCCGGTGCTTCTGATCGACGAGATCGACAAGGCCGACATCGAATTCCCGAACGACCTCTTGCTCGAACTCGATCGGATGGAGTTCTTCGTCTACGAGACCGGCGAGAACATCAAGGCGAGCCTGCGCCCGATCGTGATGATCACCTCGAATAACGAGAAGGAACTGCCGGACGCCTTCCTGCGCCGCTGTTTCTTCCACTACATCAAGTTCCCCGACGCCGACACCATGGGCCGGATCGTCGACGTGCACTTCCCTGGCATCAAGAAGCGGCTGGTGGAAGAGGCGCTGCGCATCTTCTTCGAGGTACGCGAAGTGCCGGGCCTGAAGAAGAAGCCCTCGACGTCAGAACTGCTCGACTGGCTCAAGCTGCTGCTCAACGAGGACATCACGCCGGAAATGCTCAGGGAGCGTGACCCGCGCAAGCTGATCCCGCCGCTGCACGGCGCCCTGCTCAAGAACGAACAGGACGTGCACCTGTTCGAGCGGCTGGCCTTCCTCAGCCGCCGCGAAGTGTAA
- a CDS encoding GlsB/YeaQ/YmgE family stress response membrane protein, which yields MSIIAALIIGGIAGWLAGLIVRGAGFGLIGNIVVGIIGALLAGWLLPQLGVNLGVGWVRDIINATIGAVIILVILSLIRR from the coding sequence ATGAGTATCATTGCGGCGCTGATCATCGGCGGTATTGCGGGCTGGCTTGCCGGGCTGATCGTGCGCGGCGCAGGCTTCGGGCTGATCGGCAATATCGTGGTCGGCATCATCGGCGCGCTGCTGGCGGGCTGGCTGCTGCCGCAGCTGGGCGTCAACCTCGGCGTCGGCTGGGTTCGCGATATCATCAACGCCACGATCGGCGCGGTGATCATTCTGGTGATCCTGTCGCTGATCAGACGCTGA
- a CDS encoding VWA domain-containing protein, with the protein MFLQFFTSLRDAQVPVTLREYLTLMEALDADLADQTVENFYYLSRAALVKDERNLDKFDRVFGTVFKGLESLLDAMDKAEIPEEWLKKLAEKYLTEEEKKQIEAMGWDKLMETLRKRLEEQKGRHQGGNKWIGTAGTSPFGAHGYNPEGVRIGQEKNRNNRAVKVWDKREFKDLDGNVELGIRNIKIALRRLRKFARTGAPDELDLDTTIRETANHGYLDVHMRPERRNAVKVLVFFDIGGSMDSHIEQVEELFSAAKSEFKHMEYFYFHNCLYEGVWKQNKRRFTDRTPTWDVLHKYPHDYKVVFVGDASMSPYEIMVPGGSVEHVNEEAGSVWLERVTRTYPHTVWLNPVAQKHWDYSESTTIIRRLLSGRMYPITIEGLEGAMKELVR; encoded by the coding sequence ATGTTCCTGCAATTCTTCACTTCGCTTCGCGACGCGCAGGTCCCGGTGACCTTGCGCGAATATCTGACGCTGATGGAGGCGCTCGACGCTGACCTCGCCGATCAGACGGTGGAGAATTTCTATTACCTCTCCCGCGCCGCTCTGGTGAAGGACGAGCGCAACCTCGACAAGTTCGACCGCGTCTTCGGCACCGTGTTCAAGGGGCTGGAAAGCCTGCTCGACGCCATGGACAAGGCCGAGATCCCCGAGGAATGGCTGAAGAAGCTCGCGGAGAAATACCTCACCGAGGAAGAGAAGAAGCAGATCGAGGCGATGGGCTGGGACAAGCTCATGGAGACCTTGCGCAAGCGCCTCGAGGAACAGAAGGGTCGTCACCAGGGCGGCAACAAGTGGATCGGCACCGCAGGCACCTCGCCGTTCGGCGCCCATGGCTACAATCCCGAAGGCGTCAGGATCGGGCAGGAGAAGAACCGCAACAATCGCGCGGTGAAGGTGTGGGACAAGCGCGAGTTCAAAGATCTCGACGGCAATGTCGAGCTCGGCATCCGCAACATCAAGATCGCGCTGCGCCGCTTGCGCAAATTCGCCCGCACCGGCGCGCCCGACGAACTCGATTTGGACACCACGATCAGGGAGACCGCCAACCACGGCTATCTCGACGTGCACATGCGGCCCGAGCGTCGCAACGCGGTCAAGGTTTTGGTGTTCTTCGACATCGGCGGCTCGATGGATTCGCATATCGAGCAGGTCGAGGAATTGTTCTCGGCGGCGAAGTCCGAGTTCAAGCACATGGAGTATTTCTACTTCCATAACTGCCTGTATGAAGGCGTCTGGAAGCAGAACAAGCGCCGCTTCACCGACCGCACGCCGACCTGGGATGTGCTGCATAAATATCCGCACGACTACAAGGTGGTGTTCGTCGGCGACGCCTCGATGTCGCCGTACGAGATCATGGTGCCGGGCGGCTCGGTCGAGCATGTCAACGAGGAGGCCGGTTCGGTGTGGCTGGAGCGCGTCACGCGCACCTATCCGCATACGGTGTGGCTCAATCCGGTGGCGCAGAAGCATTGGGACTATTCGGAATCCACCACCATCATCCGCCGGCTGCTTTCGGGCCGCATGTATCCGATCACGATCGAAGGCCTCGAAGGCGCGATGAAGGAACTGGTGCGGTAA
- a CDS encoding rhodanese-like domain-containing protein has product MPQTIHRGIKSLIDEANAEIETVSATDAIKAAQDPGVVIVDIRDPREIEREGKIPGAFSCTRGMLEFWIDPQSPYAKPIFQEDKKFIFHCAGGLRSALAAKTAQDMGLKPVAHMGGGFAAWRDAGGPIEKWEPKKKG; this is encoded by the coding sequence ATGCCCCAGACCATCCACCGCGGCATCAAATCCCTGATCGACGAAGCCAACGCCGAGATCGAGACCGTCAGCGCCACCGATGCCATCAAGGCCGCGCAGGACCCGGGCGTTGTGATCGTCGATATCCGCGATCCGCGCGAGATCGAGCGCGAGGGCAAGATCCCCGGCGCCTTCTCCTGCACCCGCGGCATGCTGGAATTCTGGATCGATCCGCAAAGTCCCTACGCCAAGCCGATCTTCCAGGAGGACAAGAAATTCATCTTCCACTGCGCCGGCGGCCTGCGCTCGGCGCTAGCCGCCAAGACCGCGCAGGACATGGGCCTGAAGCCGGTCGCCCATATGGGCGGCGGCTTCGCCGCCTGGCGCGACGCCGGCGGCCCTATCGAGAAGTGGGAGCCGAAGAAGAAGGGGTGA
- the sseA gene encoding 3-mercaptopyruvate sulfurtransferase, whose protein sequence is MPATTDPLVSTEWLAAHLGDPNVKIIDASFKMPGVLPLPKDDYLAAHLPGAVFFDVDAVSDHSNPLPHMFPSAEQFGRDVGALGIGNDDTVVVYDSGGWVAAPRAWWMFLSFGKEVRVLDGGLKKWVAEGRKTEKGEVVPKPSTFKATFDARRVRSMQQLVANLSSRAEQVIDARANERYQGKVAEPRPGLRSGHIPGSLSLPYNNLFDAATGTMKPLDALRAVFAGAGVKLDAPIVTSCGSGVSAAVLTLALYRLGVENPALYDGSWTEWGAADGPPVATGPA, encoded by the coding sequence ATGCCCGCTACCACCGACCCGCTCGTCTCCACCGAATGGCTCGCCGCACACCTGGGCGATCCCAACGTCAAAATCATCGACGCCTCGTTCAAGATGCCGGGCGTGCTGCCGCTGCCGAAGGACGATTATCTCGCCGCGCATCTTCCGGGCGCGGTGTTCTTTGACGTCGACGCGGTATCGGATCATTCCAACCCGCTGCCGCACATGTTTCCCTCCGCCGAACAGTTCGGCCGCGATGTCGGCGCACTGGGCATCGGCAATGACGACACCGTCGTGGTCTACGATTCCGGCGGCTGGGTCGCCGCGCCCCGGGCGTGGTGGATGTTCCTGTCGTTCGGCAAGGAGGTGCGGGTGCTCGATGGCGGCCTGAAAAAATGGGTCGCGGAAGGCCGCAAGACCGAGAAGGGCGAGGTTGTGCCGAAACCTTCGACGTTCAAGGCGACGTTCGATGCGCGGCGCGTGCGCAGCATGCAGCAGCTCGTTGCCAATCTCTCGAGCCGCGCCGAGCAGGTGATCGATGCCCGCGCCAACGAGCGCTATCAGGGCAAGGTCGCCGAACCGCGGCCGGGGCTGCGCTCCGGCCACATCCCCGGCAGCCTCAGCCTGCCCTACAACAATTTGTTCGATGCCGCGACCGGCACGATGAAGCCGCTCGATGCGTTGCGGGCGGTGTTCGCCGGCGCCGGCGTGAAGCTCGATGCGCCGATCGTGACGAGCTGCGGATCCGGCGTCAGTGCCGCGGTGCTGACGCTGGCGCTCTATCGTCTCGGCGTCGAGAACCCGGCGCTGTATGACGGCTCGTGGACCGAGTGGGGCGCCGCAGACGGCCCGCCGGTCGCAACCGGCCCGGCCTGA
- a CDS encoding L,D-transpeptidase, with protein MMNNRILTICAAIAAALAGTSLAHAQQGYPAQGQVYSTAPGPYVQGGYAVQERRGPGEPDFDALDDDDDEAPNGQNSAALPPPGPVMSPSDPRYGRPAGAPVYSDRGAPTPTGPILSPDDPRYGRPAGAPVYSDRGAPTPTGPVLSPDDPRYGRPAGPPPVIYADRPPASQQQVYSDRGDSRIPGASIVYPNDDRAGLRPPGAIGAAPAQAPAATGALPQSQQPAVGADGRPVQLAALPPEEQPEVGPAQLPPHLRRQEVSFATKEPAGTIVVDTSNTHLYYVLGGGRAIRYGVRVGRDGFTWNGVQKISRKAEWPDWHPPTEMIERQPYLPRFMAGGPGNPLGARAMYLGSTIYRIHGTNQPSTIGKFVSSGCIGMLNEDVSDLFERAKVGTRVVVMPGGPPPANTASASNATPPPAAGPAAAAAPGPAQAQLAPVPGAQPTAVPPLPAPVTIR; from the coding sequence ATGATGAACAACCGCATTCTGACGATTTGTGCCGCCATTGCCGCTGCCCTGGCGGGAACTTCGCTCGCCCATGCGCAGCAGGGCTATCCCGCCCAAGGCCAAGTCTATTCGACGGCTCCAGGCCCGTATGTGCAAGGTGGTTATGCGGTTCAAGAACGCCGCGGCCCCGGCGAGCCCGATTTCGACGCGCTGGACGATGATGACGACGAGGCGCCGAACGGGCAGAACTCGGCCGCGCTGCCGCCACCCGGTCCGGTGATGTCGCCCAGCGATCCCCGCTATGGCCGCCCGGCCGGTGCCCCCGTTTATTCAGACCGTGGCGCTCCGACGCCCACGGGCCCGATCCTTTCCCCCGACGATCCGCGCTATGGCCGCCCGGCCGGTGCTCCGGTCTATTCGGACCGTGGCGCTCCGACGCCCACGGGCCCGGTCCTTTCCCCTGACGATCCGCGTTATGGCCGCCCGGCCGGTCCGCCGCCGGTGATCTATGCGGACCGTCCGCCCGCCTCGCAGCAGCAGGTCTATTCGGATCGCGGTGACAGCCGCATTCCCGGCGCCAGCATTGTCTATCCGAACGACGACCGCGCTGGCCTGCGCCCGCCGGGGGCCATCGGCGCCGCACCGGCGCAGGCACCCGCCGCCACCGGCGCGCTCCCGCAGTCGCAGCAACCCGCCGTCGGCGCCGACGGCAGGCCGGTGCAGCTCGCTGCGCTGCCGCCGGAAGAGCAGCCGGAAGTGGGCCCTGCGCAGCTTCCGCCGCACCTGCGCCGCCAGGAAGTGTCCTTCGCGACCAAGGAGCCTGCGGGCACCATCGTCGTCGATACCTCCAACACCCACCTCTATTACGTGCTCGGTGGCGGACGCGCGATCCGCTACGGCGTCCGCGTCGGCCGCGACGGCTTCACCTGGAACGGCGTGCAGAAGATCAGCCGCAAGGCCGAGTGGCCGGACTGGCATCCGCCGACCGAGATGATCGAGCGCCAGCCCTATCTGCCGCGCTTCATGGCCGGCGGCCCCGGCAATCCGCTCGGCGCGCGCGCCATGTATCTGGGTTCGACCATCTACCGCATTCACGGCACCAACCAGCCGTCGACGATCGGCAAGTTCGTCTCCTCGGGCTGCATCGGCATGCTGAACGAGGACGTCTCCGACCTGTTCGAGCGCGCCAAGGTTGGCACCCGCGTGGTGGTGATGCCCGGCGGTCCGCCGCCCGCCAACACCGCAAGCGCTTCGAACGCCACGCCGCCGCCCGCCGCGGGCCCGGCCGCCGCCGCAGCCCCCGGACCGGCGCAGGCCCAGCTGGCCCCCGTTCCCGGCGCGCAGCCGACGGCGGTGCCGCCGCTGCCCGCACCGGTCACGATTCGCTGA